A stretch of DNA from SAR202 cluster bacterium:
ATGCAAGCCTGCCACCTTTGAGGGATCCAGACCTAGTTATAAGTGAAGTGAAAAGGGCAATAGAATCCGGTTTTAATGCAGTAAAACTACATGAAATAGATCCAATGTATGTCCATTTATTGCATAATAATTTTGGAGATTCTTTAGGAATTATGGTTGATGTAAATGGTCATTTTTCATTAATTGAAGCTATCGCTTTTGGAAAAGAAATATCGAATCGCAATATAATCTGGTATGAAGAGCCTGTAAGACCAATGCGAGATCACAAATCAATAAAGAAAGTTTCCGATCAAACAAGACTTCCCATAGCTGCAGGTGAAAATGAATATACTCTAAATGATTTTAAAAACATTTTAGAATCAGACTGTTTGACTTACCTACAACCTGAGATAACGAAAATAGGGGGGTTAACAACTGCAAAAAGAATTTCAGGTCTCGCAGAACTATATAATACTGCTCTTTGCCCTCACAACTTTAGAATAGGTCCTTCATTATATGCTTCCATTCATTGGGCATTTGCTTCAC
This window harbors:
- a CDS encoding mandelate racemase/muconate lactonizing enzyme family protein; translation: MGTIKEIRVDIPNQNHLTQVIVTVETIEGETGYGEAWWGIPNTSYPGSTSFPIASVIENLITPHLIGKDSRTIEKHWFDIWEYGYRYADQGIFSMGLSGVDIALWDLLGKELRVPVAQLLGGVMHDGLPAYASLPPLRDPDLVISEVKRAIESGFNAVKLHEIDPMYVHLLHNNFGDSLGIMVDVNGHFSLIEAIAFGKEISNRNIIWYEEPVRPMRDHKSIKKVSDQTRLPIAAGENEYTLNDFKNILESDCLTYLQPEITKIGGLTTAKRISGLAELYNTALCPHNFRIGPSLYASIHWAFASPMATWIEVPWIQGTFAGEYPLPPISEGKVYLPEGSGLGLK